One segment of Streptomyces sp. TG1A-8 DNA contains the following:
- a CDS encoding DUF397 domain-containing protein, with product MSVLPRNVPVSTDLHDVRWLRSSYSTGANNCVETARPRSGPWAGLLAVRDSKDPDKPALLFSPGSWAGFVAGLR from the coding sequence ATGTCAGTGCTACCTCGGAACGTCCCTGTCAGTACCGACCTGCACGACGTGCGCTGGCTGCGCAGCAGCTACAGCACGGGAGCGAACAACTGCGTGGAGACGGCCCGGCCGCGCTCCGGCCCCTGGGCCGGGCTGCTCGCCGTGCGCGACTCCAAGGACCCGGACAAACCCGCGCTGCTCTTCTCCCCCGGGAGCTGGGCGGGGTTCGTGGCCGGGCTGAGGTGA
- the mug gene encoding G/U mismatch-specific DNA glycosylase, with protein MVADGLRVLFCGINPGLMSAATGQHFARPGNRFWPVLHLSGFTPRLLKPAEQHELPSYGLGITNVVARATARADELAAEEYVEGGRLLTEKVTRWRPKWLAVVGVTAYRAAFDDRAARVGPQERTIGDTRVWVLPNPSGLNAHWTKATMAEEFARLREAAEA; from the coding sequence GTGGTCGCGGACGGCCTGCGCGTGCTCTTCTGCGGCATCAACCCGGGTCTGATGTCGGCGGCGACGGGGCAGCACTTCGCCCGCCCCGGCAACCGCTTCTGGCCGGTGCTGCACCTGTCCGGCTTCACCCCGAGGCTGCTGAAGCCGGCCGAGCAGCACGAACTGCCGTCGTACGGGCTGGGCATCACGAACGTGGTGGCGCGAGCGACCGCACGGGCCGATGAACTGGCCGCCGAGGAGTACGTCGAGGGCGGCCGGCTGCTCACCGAGAAGGTGACGCGGTGGCGGCCGAAGTGGCTGGCCGTGGTCGGGGTGACCGCGTACCGGGCCGCGTTCGACGACCGTGCGGCCCGGGTGGGTCCGCAGGAGCGGACCATCGGGGACACCCGGGTGTGGGTGCTGCCCAATCCCAGCGGGCTGAACGCGCACTGGACGAAGGCGACGATGGCCGAGGAGTTCGCGCGGCTGCGGGAGGCCGCGGAGGCCTAG
- the bioB gene encoding biotin synthase BioB, with amino-acid sequence MDLLNTLVDKGLRRELPTRGEALAVLATSDDDVLDVVAAAGRVRRHWFGRRVKLNYLVNLKSGLCPEDCSYCSQRLGSTAGILKYTWLKPDEASRTAAAGLAGGAKRVCLVASGRGPTDRDVDRVSETIRAIKDQNEGVEVCACLGLLSDGQAERLREAGADAYNHNLNTSEAAYGDITTTHTYADRVDTVHKAHAAGLSACSGLIAGMGESDEDLVDVVFSLRELDPDSVPVNFLIPFEGTPLAKEWNLTPQRCLRILAMVRFVCPDVEVRIAGGREVHLRTLQPLALHLANSIFLGDYLTSEGQAGRADLEMIADAGFEVEGADEVTLPGHRAAAGGCGPSGGAGCGSHAGTGPGAHADAGCGSHGGGGICGTAAAPAAQEPRTDLVAVRRRGAGTDLAPNA; translated from the coding sequence ATGGACCTGCTGAACACGCTGGTGGACAAGGGGCTTCGGCGCGAACTGCCGACCCGCGGGGAAGCGCTGGCCGTACTGGCCACCTCCGACGACGACGTGCTCGACGTGGTGGCCGCGGCCGGCAGGGTGCGCCGGCACTGGTTCGGCCGGCGCGTGAAACTCAACTACCTGGTCAACCTCAAGTCGGGCCTGTGTCCCGAGGACTGCTCCTACTGCTCCCAGCGGCTCGGCTCCACGGCCGGCATCCTGAAGTACACCTGGCTCAAGCCCGACGAGGCCTCCAGGACGGCCGCGGCGGGTCTGGCCGGGGGCGCCAAGCGGGTCTGCCTGGTGGCCAGCGGGCGCGGTCCGACGGACCGGGACGTGGACCGGGTCTCCGAGACGATCAGGGCCATCAAGGACCAGAACGAGGGCGTGGAGGTGTGCGCCTGCCTCGGCCTGCTGTCCGACGGCCAGGCCGAGCGGCTGCGCGAGGCGGGCGCGGACGCCTACAACCACAACCTGAACACCTCCGAGGCCGCCTACGGGGACATCACCACCACCCACACGTACGCCGACCGGGTGGACACGGTGCACAAGGCGCACGCGGCGGGTCTGTCCGCCTGCTCCGGTCTGATCGCGGGCATGGGCGAGAGCGACGAGGACCTCGTCGACGTCGTGTTCTCCCTGCGCGAGCTGGACCCGGACTCCGTTCCGGTGAACTTCCTCATCCCGTTCGAGGGCACCCCGCTGGCCAAGGAGTGGAACCTCACCCCGCAGCGGTGCCTGCGGATCCTGGCGATGGTCCGCTTCGTCTGCCCGGACGTGGAGGTGCGCATCGCCGGCGGCCGGGAGGTCCACCTGCGCACCCTGCAGCCCCTCGCCCTGCACCTGGCCAATTCGATCTTCCTCGGGGACTACCTGACCAGCGAGGGCCAGGCGGGCAGGGCCGACCTGGAGATGATCGCGGACGCCGGGTTCGAGGTGGAGGGCGCCGACGAGGTGACGCTGCCCGGGCACCGGGCGGCCGCCGGCGGGTGCGGGCCGTCCGGGGGCGCGGGCTGCGGCTCCCACGCCGGGACGGGCCCCGGGGCGCACGCGGATGCCGGGTGCGGGTCGCACGGGGGCGGCGGGATCTGCGGCACGGCGGCCGCGCCCGCGGCGCAGGAGCCGCGCACCGACCTCGTCGCCGTGCGCCGCCGGGGCGCCGGAACGGACCTCGCGCCCAATGCCTGA
- a CDS encoding SGNH/GDSL hydrolase family protein encodes MQTNPTPPPYTSLVAVGDSFTEGMSDLLPDGSYRGWADLLAARMAARTPGFRYANLAVRGKLIGQIVDEQVDVAAAMNADVVTLVGGLNDTLRPKCDMGRVRDLLTEAVERLAPSCKQLVLMRSPGRQGPVLERFRPRMEELFACVDELAEKHSALVVDLYGAPSLADPRLWDVDRLHLTAEGHRRVAEAVWQALGHEAEDTGWHTPMAATAPPHWLARRVADARFARRHLLPWIGRRLTGRSSGDGRPAKRPELLPYEPPVA; translated from the coding sequence ATGCAGACGAATCCCACACCTCCCCCGTACACCAGCCTGGTCGCGGTCGGCGACTCCTTCACCGAAGGCATGTCGGACCTGCTACCCGACGGCTCCTACCGGGGCTGGGCCGACCTCCTGGCCGCACGGATGGCGGCCCGCACCCCCGGCTTCCGGTACGCCAACCTGGCCGTGCGCGGCAAGCTGATCGGACAGATCGTCGACGAGCAGGTGGACGTGGCGGCCGCCATGAACGCCGACGTCGTCACGCTGGTCGGCGGGCTGAACGACACCCTGCGGCCCAAGTGCGACATGGGCCGGGTGCGGGATCTGCTGACCGAGGCCGTGGAGCGGCTGGCGCCCTCCTGCAAGCAGCTCGTGCTGATGCGCAGCCCCGGTCGGCAGGGCCCGGTGCTGGAGCGGTTCCGGCCGCGCATGGAGGAGCTGTTCGCCTGCGTGGACGAGCTGGCCGAGAAGCACAGTGCCCTGGTCGTCGACCTGTACGGGGCGCCCTCGCTGGCCGATCCGCGGCTGTGGGACGTGGACCGGCTGCACCTGACGGCCGAGGGGCACCGCCGGGTCGCCGAGGCGGTCTGGCAGGCGCTGGGCCACGAGGCCGAGGACACCGGGTGGCACACGCCGATGGCGGCCACCGCACCGCCGCACTGGCTGGCGCGCCGGGTCGCCGACGCGCGGTTCGCCCGGCGGCACCTGCTGCCGTGGATAGGCAGGCGCCTGACCGGCCGCTCCTCCGGCGACGGCCGCCCGGCCAAGCGGCCCGAGCTGCTGCCGTACGAACCGCCGGTGGCCTAG
- a CDS encoding helix-turn-helix transcriptional regulator, which yields MQNGPAVRRRKLGAELRTLRTGAGLTSGEAARLVGWHQSKVSRIETGASGVKPSDVRLLLDAYGVRDAQLRELLLALAGSSAAGGRHRWWHAYRGVLPPTYRDFISLESQACAMRTLETSVVPGLLQTPEYARAVTRAAMEGVADVDEERLDALVEVRLARQDVLRSDPPLALNAVLDEAVLRREVGGPEVMARQLERLLEAARLPQVRLQVLPFTAGAHIGLTGPFVIFSFPSISDLDVVVVDQLTSSLYLERKGDLKAYSEAFNALQKHALSPGDSLDYIAGIGHGA from the coding sequence ATGCAGAACGGTCCCGCGGTGCGGCGCCGGAAACTGGGCGCCGAACTGCGCACGCTGCGCACCGGGGCGGGGCTCACCAGTGGCGAGGCGGCCCGTCTGGTGGGCTGGCACCAGTCGAAGGTGAGCCGCATCGAGACCGGAGCGAGCGGGGTGAAACCCTCCGACGTCCGGTTACTCCTGGACGCCTACGGGGTGCGCGACGCCCAACTACGCGAACTGCTGCTGGCCCTGGCGGGCTCGTCGGCCGCCGGCGGCCGGCACCGCTGGTGGCACGCCTACCGCGGAGTGCTCCCGCCCACCTACCGGGATTTCATCAGCCTGGAGTCGCAGGCCTGCGCGATGCGCACCCTGGAGACCTCGGTGGTGCCCGGGCTGCTGCAGACACCCGAGTACGCCCGCGCGGTGACCCGGGCCGCCATGGAGGGCGTGGCCGACGTGGACGAGGAGCGGCTGGACGCGCTGGTGGAGGTGCGGCTGGCCCGGCAGGACGTGCTGCGCTCGGATCCGCCGCTCGCGTTGAACGCCGTACTGGACGAGGCCGTACTACGGCGTGAGGTCGGCGGCCCGGAGGTGATGGCACGGCAACTGGAACGGCTGCTGGAGGCCGCACGCCTGCCCCAGGTACGGCTCCAGGTACTGCCGTTCACCGCGGGGGCGCATATCGGCCTCACCGGGCCTTTCGTTATCTTTTCATTTCCGAGCATTTCCGATCTCGATGTGGTTGTTGTTGACCAGTTGACGAGTAGCCTCTATCTGGAACGGAAAGGAGACCTCAAGGCCTACTCGGAGGCCTTCAACGCCCTTCAGAAGCACGCCCTTTCCCCCGGTGACTCGTTGGATTACATCGCCGGAATAGGTCATGGCGCATAA
- the bioD gene encoding dethiobiotin synthase, translating into MPVLVITGTGTEVGKTVTTAAVAAAALAAGRSVAVLKAAQTGVRPGEPGDAEEVARLAGAVTAAEVARYPDPLAPGTAARRAGTAPVRPREVAEAAAKLATEHDLVLVEGAGGLLVRFDAAGGTLADAAELLRAPVLVVAPAGLGTLNATELTVRELRSRGLEPAGVVIGSWPGSPDLAARCNVTDLPEVASAPLLGALPAGAGSLPPAHFRAAAPGWLAPGLHGTWDANAFRARTAP; encoded by the coding sequence ATGCCGGTACTGGTGATCACGGGCACGGGCACGGAGGTCGGCAAGACGGTCACGACCGCCGCCGTCGCCGCCGCCGCGCTGGCGGCGGGACGTTCGGTGGCCGTGCTGAAGGCCGCGCAGACGGGCGTGCGGCCGGGCGAACCCGGGGACGCCGAGGAGGTCGCGCGGCTCGCGGGCGCGGTGACCGCCGCCGAAGTGGCGCGCTATCCGGATCCGCTGGCGCCGGGGACGGCGGCCCGGCGGGCCGGGACGGCCCCCGTGCGTCCGCGGGAGGTGGCCGAGGCCGCCGCCAAGCTGGCCACCGAGCACGACCTGGTGCTGGTCGAGGGGGCGGGCGGGCTGCTCGTGCGGTTCGACGCGGCGGGCGGCACCCTGGCGGACGCGGCGGAGCTGCTGCGCGCGCCGGTGCTGGTGGTCGCCCCGGCCGGCCTGGGCACCCTGAACGCCACCGAGTTGACGGTCCGCGAACTGCGCTCGCGCGGGCTGGAGCCGGCGGGCGTGGTCATCGGCAGCTGGCCCGGCTCCCCCGACCTGGCCGCCCGCTGCAACGTGACCGACCTGCCGGAGGTCGCCTCGGCCCCGCTGCTCGGCGCCCTGCCGGCCGGGGCGGGCTCCCTGCCGCCCGCGCACTTCCGCGCGGCGGCACCGGGCTGGCTGGCGCCGGGCCTGCACGGCACGTGGGACGCGAACGCGTTCCGCGCGCGGACGGCCCCGTGA
- a CDS encoding 8-amino-7-oxononanoate synthase: MAFGWIDEQAEARRRAGLVRTLRPRPADSPLLDLASNDYLGLARHPEVVEGAARAARTWGGGATGSRLVTGTTELHTELERELADFCGSEAALVLSSGYAANLAAVTALAPHGSLIVSDAGNHASLIDGCRLARGTAQVVRHADPDAVRKALGTHRGEAVVVSDTVFSVDGDAAPLSALAGVCRRHGAGLVVDDAHGLGVLGDGGRGAPHAAGLAGAGDVVVTATLSKSLGSQGGVVLGPARVIEHLVNAARTFIFDTGLAPAAVGAALAALRLLRREPERAARARAVAAGLHARLTAAGLDAVRPDAAVVSVRAPSPESAVRWAAGCRTAGLAVGCFRPPSVPDGVSRLRLTARADLSGTEIERAVRVIDETRP, from the coding sequence ATGGCGTTCGGCTGGATCGACGAACAGGCCGAGGCGCGCCGCCGCGCCGGCCTCGTGCGGACCCTGCGCCCGCGCCCCGCCGACTCGCCGCTGCTGGACCTGGCGAGCAACGACTACCTGGGCCTGGCCCGCCATCCCGAGGTCGTTGAGGGGGCCGCCCGGGCCGCCCGGACCTGGGGCGGCGGCGCCACCGGCTCCCGGCTGGTGACCGGCACCACCGAGCTGCACACCGAACTGGAGCGCGAGCTGGCGGACTTCTGCGGCTCCGAGGCGGCCCTGGTCCTGTCCTCCGGTTACGCCGCCAACCTGGCGGCGGTCACCGCGCTCGCCCCGCACGGCTCCCTGATCGTCTCCGACGCGGGCAACCACGCCTCGCTCATCGACGGCTGCCGGCTCGCCCGCGGCACCGCACAGGTCGTCCGGCACGCCGACCCGGACGCCGTGCGCAAGGCGCTGGGCACGCACCGGGGGGAGGCCGTCGTCGTCTCCGACACGGTGTTCTCCGTCGACGGGGACGCGGCACCGCTGTCCGCGCTGGCGGGGGTGTGCCGGCGACACGGCGCGGGGCTGGTCGTCGACGACGCCCACGGGCTCGGCGTGCTGGGCGACGGCGGCCGGGGCGCGCCGCACGCGGCGGGCCTGGCGGGCGCCGGGGACGTGGTCGTCACGGCGACGCTGTCCAAGTCGCTGGGCAGCCAGGGTGGGGTGGTGCTCGGCCCGGCCAGGGTCATCGAGCACCTGGTCAACGCGGCACGGACGTTCATCTTCGACACCGGTCTGGCCCCGGCGGCCGTGGGCGCGGCGCTGGCGGCGCTGCGGCTGCTGCGCCGGGAGCCGGAGCGGGCGGCGCGGGCCCGGGCGGTGGCCGCCGGGCTGCACGCACGGCTGACCGCCGCGGGTCTGGACGCGGTGCGTCCGGACGCCGCGGTGGTCTCCGTGCGGGCTCCGTCCCCGGAGAGCGCCGTGCGCTGGGCGGCCGGGTGCCGTACGGCGGGTCTGGCCGTGGGCTGTTTCCGTCCTCCTTCCGTGCCCGACGGCGTCTCACGGCTGAGACTGACCGCCCGTGCGGACCTCTCCGGGACGGAGATCGAACGCGCTGTACGAGTGATCGACGAAACACGACCATGA
- a CDS encoding hemolysin family protein: MTVAHLLIGLATLVVNAFFVGAEFALISVRRSQVEPLAQEGDRRAKALLWGLEHVSVLLAAAQLGITLCTLVLGVVAEPAIAHLLEPAFHAAGVAPGAGHAVSFVIALALATYLHMLLGEMVPKNIALAEPVRSALALGPPLVALARALRPVIFTVNAFASGLLGLLRVEARDEVAATFSDAELAEIVKDAGEAGLIDDRAQERLHDALELGSRPVRDVVVPLERVVYARVGVTPEQLERLSARSGFSRFPVVDAGRRIVGYLHVKDALDELPRDVPFRLRDMRSIARVREGTPLDDVLTAMRGSRTHLAAVLGDDGRLAGLVTMEDVLRQLFGQPA; the protein is encoded by the coding sequence ATGACCGTCGCACACCTGCTGATCGGGCTGGCGACCCTGGTGGTCAACGCCTTCTTCGTGGGCGCCGAGTTCGCGCTGATCTCCGTGCGCCGCTCCCAGGTCGAACCGCTGGCCCAGGAGGGTGACCGGCGCGCCAAGGCCCTGCTGTGGGGACTGGAGCACGTGTCCGTGCTGCTGGCCGCCGCACAGCTCGGCATCACGCTGTGCACGCTGGTCCTGGGCGTGGTCGCCGAACCCGCCATCGCCCACCTGCTGGAGCCGGCGTTCCACGCGGCCGGCGTGGCCCCGGGCGCGGGCCACGCCGTGTCCTTCGTGATCGCGCTGGCCCTGGCGACGTACCTGCACATGCTGCTGGGCGAGATGGTGCCCAAGAACATCGCGCTGGCCGAACCGGTGCGCAGCGCGCTGGCGCTCGGCCCGCCCCTGGTCGCCCTGGCCCGGGCCCTGCGCCCGGTGATCTTCACGGTCAACGCCTTCGCGAGCGGCCTGCTCGGGCTGTTGCGGGTGGAGGCGAGGGACGAGGTCGCGGCGACCTTCTCGGACGCCGAGCTGGCCGAGATCGTGAAGGACGCCGGTGAGGCGGGCCTGATCGACGACCGGGCGCAGGAGCGGCTGCACGACGCCCTGGAGCTGGGCAGCCGGCCGGTGCGGGACGTGGTGGTGCCGCTGGAGCGGGTGGTGTACGCACGCGTGGGCGTCACCCCGGAGCAGTTGGAGCGGCTGTCGGCCCGGTCGGGCTTCTCCCGCTTCCCGGTGGTCGACGCGGGCCGCCGGATCGTGGGCTACCTGCACGTCAAGGACGCGCTGGACGAGTTGCCGCGGGACGTGCCGTTCCGGCTGCGGGACATGCGGTCCATCGCGCGCGTGCGGGAGGGCACGCCGCTGGACGACGTGCTCACGGCCATGCGGGGCAGCCGTACGCACCTGGCGGCCGTGCTCGGCGACGACGGGCGGCTGGCCGGGCTGGTGACCATGGAGGACGTGCTGCGGCAGCTGTTCGGACAGCCCGCGTGA
- a CDS encoding adenosylmethionine--8-amino-7-oxononanoate transaminase, with protein sequence MPDRSGRPALGVPELLELDRRHVWHPYGPMPGRAEPLVVESASGVRLRLADGSGELVDGMSSWWSAIHGYNHPVLNEAARRQLGRMSHVMFGGLTHEPAVRLAKLLVDMSPDGLEHVFLADSGSVSVEVAVKMCLQYWRSLGRPGKQRLLTWRGGYHGDTWQPMSVCDPEGGMHELWTGILPRQVFADAPPARYEEAYAARLRELIERHADELAAVVVEPVVQGAGGMRFHSPAYLRVLREACDAHGVLLVFDEIATGFGRTGALFAAGHAGVAPDVMCVGKALTGGYLTMAATLCTTRVADGISRGGVPVLAHGPTFMGNPLAAAVACASVELLLGQDWRARVRRIEAGLREGLAPAAGLPGVRDVRVLGAIGVVQLNHEVDIAAATRAAVREGVWLRPFRDLVYTMPPYVTQDADVARIARAVCAAAQEG encoded by the coding sequence ATGCCTGACCGGTCCGGCCGGCCCGCCCTGGGCGTGCCGGAGCTGCTGGAGCTGGACCGGCGGCACGTGTGGCATCCCTACGGTCCGATGCCCGGGCGTGCCGAGCCGCTCGTCGTGGAGTCGGCGAGCGGGGTCCGGCTGCGGCTCGCGGACGGCTCGGGGGAACTGGTGGACGGCATGTCCTCGTGGTGGTCGGCGATCCACGGTTACAACCACCCGGTCCTCAACGAGGCCGCGCGGCGCCAGCTCGGCCGGATGAGCCACGTGATGTTCGGCGGCCTCACCCACGAGCCCGCCGTGCGGCTGGCGAAACTCCTCGTCGACATGTCGCCCGACGGCCTGGAGCACGTGTTCCTCGCCGACTCCGGCTCGGTGTCGGTCGAGGTCGCGGTGAAGATGTGCCTGCAGTACTGGCGTTCGCTCGGCCGTCCGGGCAAGCAGCGGCTGCTGACCTGGCGGGGCGGGTACCACGGCGACACCTGGCAGCCGATGTCGGTGTGCGACCCCGAGGGCGGGATGCACGAGCTGTGGACCGGGATCCTGCCGCGCCAGGTGTTCGCGGACGCGCCGCCGGCCCGGTACGAGGAGGCGTACGCGGCCCGTCTGCGCGAGCTGATCGAGCGGCACGCGGACGAACTGGCCGCCGTGGTGGTGGAGCCGGTGGTACAGGGCGCGGGCGGGATGCGGTTCCACTCCCCCGCCTACCTGAGGGTGCTGCGCGAGGCGTGCGACGCGCACGGCGTGCTGCTGGTGTTCGACGAGATCGCCACCGGTTTCGGACGCACCGGCGCGCTGTTTGCGGCAGGGCACGCGGGCGTCGCGCCGGACGTGATGTGCGTGGGCAAGGCACTGACCGGCGGCTACCTGACGATGGCGGCCACACTGTGCACCACGCGGGTCGCCGACGGCATCTCGCGGGGCGGGGTGCCGGTGCTCGCCCACGGCCCGACGTTCATGGGCAACCCGCTCGCGGCGGCCGTGGCCTGCGCCTCCGTGGAACTGCTGCTCGGACAGGACTGGCGCGCCCGGGTGCGGCGGATCGAGGCGGGCCTGCGCGAGGGCCTGGCGCCGGCCGCCGGCCTGCCGGGCGTGCGGGACGTGCGCGTCCTGGGTGCCATCGGCGTCGTCCAGCTCAACCACGAGGTGGACATCGCCGCGGCCACCCGGGCCGCCGTGCGGGAGGGCGTGTGGCTGCGCCCGTTCCGCGACCTGGTCTACACGATGCCGCCGTACGTCACGCAGGACGCGGACGTGGCACGGATCGCGCGCGCGGTGTGCGCCGCCGCGCAGGAGGGATGA
- a CDS encoding hemolysin family protein, translating to MTEVLLLLLAVLLSLVCGAFVAAEFSLTTVERRELERAAARGERGAAGALKAARNLTFQLSGAQLGITVTNLVVGMLAEPSIAKLLAGPFRAVGLSPGTAGSVALVLGTAVSTVFLMVVGELVPKNWAISSPLAVARRVGTPQRWFSAAFRPFITHLNNTANRIVRRLGFDPAEELASARGPQELAALARHSAKEGALEPDTAELFVRTLNLADLTAENVMTPRVQVVALDTQATCEDVANATRATGLSRFPVYRGSLDSVVGTAHIKDVLAVPSEERRRRTVAQVMREPLLVPGSLTVDRLLDRLGGRRTMAVVIDEYGGTAGVATLEDIVEEVVGEVRDEHDPHEVPDLVPAGTDDGGRALYSADGAVRTDQLARVGLRAPEGPYETLAGLVATGLGRIPEAGDAVEVAGWRLDVVDASGHRAARVLLHAPPADGHGEALHRGRAEGVR from the coding sequence ATGACCGAAGTGCTCCTCCTCCTGCTGGCGGTCCTGCTCTCGCTCGTCTGCGGTGCCTTCGTGGCGGCCGAGTTCTCGCTGACCACGGTCGAGCGCCGCGAGTTGGAGCGGGCTGCCGCGCGCGGCGAGCGTGGTGCCGCGGGCGCCCTGAAGGCCGCGCGGAACCTGACCTTCCAGCTCTCCGGCGCCCAGCTCGGCATCACCGTCACCAACCTGGTGGTCGGCATGCTCGCCGAGCCGTCGATCGCGAAGCTGCTGGCCGGCCCGTTCCGGGCGGTGGGCCTGTCACCCGGAACGGCGGGTTCGGTCGCGCTGGTGCTCGGCACGGCCGTGTCGACGGTGTTCCTGATGGTCGTCGGCGAGCTGGTGCCCAAGAACTGGGCGATCTCCTCGCCACTGGCCGTGGCCCGGCGGGTGGGCACCCCGCAGCGGTGGTTCAGCGCGGCTTTCCGCCCCTTCATCACGCACCTGAACAACACGGCCAACCGCATCGTGCGCCGGCTCGGCTTCGACCCCGCCGAGGAACTGGCCTCGGCGCGCGGACCCCAGGAACTGGCCGCCCTCGCCCGGCACTCCGCCAAGGAGGGCGCCCTGGAGCCGGACACCGCCGAACTGTTCGTCCGCACGCTGAACCTGGCCGACCTGACCGCGGAGAACGTGATGACCCCGCGCGTCCAGGTGGTCGCCCTGGACACCCAGGCGACCTGCGAGGACGTCGCGAACGCGACCCGGGCGACCGGGCTGTCCCGGTTTCCGGTCTACCGCGGCAGCCTCGACTCGGTGGTCGGCACCGCCCACATCAAGGACGTGCTCGCCGTGCCGTCCGAGGAGCGGCGCCGCCGCACGGTCGCCCAGGTGATGCGCGAACCGCTGCTGGTGCCCGGGTCGCTGACCGTGGACCGGCTGCTGGACCGGCTGGGCGGCAGGCGCACCATGGCCGTCGTCATCGACGAGTACGGCGGCACGGCGGGCGTGGCCACCTTGGAGGACATCGTCGAGGAGGTCGTCGGCGAGGTGCGCGACGAGCACGATCCGCACGAGGTGCCCGACCTGGTTCCCGCCGGCACCGACGACGGGGGACGGGCGCTGTACTCGGCGGACGGCGCCGTCCGCACGGACCAGCTCGCGCGCGTGGGCCTGCGCGCCCCCGAGGGCCCGTACGAGACGCTGGCCGGCCTCGTCGCGACCGGACTGGGCCGGATACCCGAGGCCGGGGACGCCGTCGAGGTGGCCGGCTGGCGCCTCGACGTCGTGGACGCCTCGGGGCATCGGGCGGCCCGGGTGCTGCTGCACGCGCCGCCGGCCGACGGGCACGGCGAGGCCCTGCACCGCGGCAGGGCGGAGGGGGTCCGATGA
- the purB gene encoding adenylosuccinate lyase, giving the protein MTPAPAKPRIPNVLAGRYASAELATLWSPEQKVKLERQLWLAVLRAQKDLGIEVPDEAIADYERVLDTVDLASIAEREKVTRHDVKARIEEFNDLAGHEHVHKGMTSRDLTENVEQLQIRLSLELVRDRAVAVLARLGKLAGEYAELVMAGRSHNVAAQATTLGKRFATAADELLVAHGRVEELLGRYPLRGIKGPVGTAQDMLDLLGGDAAKLAELEQRIARHLGFSQAFTSVGQVYPRSLDYEVVTALVQLAAAPSSLARTIRLMAGHELVTEGFKPGQVGSSAMPHKMNTRSCERVNGLMVVLRGYASMTGELAGDQWNEGDVSCSVVRRVALPDAFFALDGLLETFLTVLDEFGAFPAVVARELDRYLPFLATTKVLMGAVRAGVGREVAHEAIKENAVATALAMREQGAERNDLLDKLADDGRLPLDREQLRALMADRLSFTGAAADQVGVVVGRIEEVVKQHPAAAGYTPGAIL; this is encoded by the coding sequence GTGACTCCAGCGCCCGCCAAGCCCCGCATCCCGAACGTCCTCGCCGGACGCTACGCCTCCGCCGAGCTCGCCACGCTCTGGTCCCCCGAGCAGAAGGTGAAGCTGGAGCGGCAGCTCTGGCTCGCCGTGCTGCGGGCCCAGAAGGACCTCGGCATCGAGGTGCCGGACGAGGCGATCGCCGACTACGAGCGTGTCCTCGACACCGTCGACCTGGCCTCCATCGCCGAGCGCGAGAAGGTCACCCGGCACGACGTGAAGGCGCGGATCGAGGAGTTCAACGACCTCGCCGGGCACGAGCACGTGCACAAGGGCATGACCTCCCGGGACCTGACGGAGAACGTCGAGCAGCTGCAGATCCGGCTCTCGCTGGAGCTGGTGCGCGACCGCGCGGTGGCCGTGCTGGCCCGCCTGGGCAAGCTGGCGGGCGAGTACGCCGAGCTGGTCATGGCCGGCCGCTCGCACAACGTGGCCGCGCAGGCCACGACCCTCGGCAAGCGCTTCGCGACGGCCGCCGACGAGCTGCTCGTCGCCCACGGCCGGGTCGAGGAGCTGCTGGGCCGCTACCCGCTGCGCGGCATCAAGGGCCCGGTCGGCACCGCGCAGGACATGCTGGACCTGCTGGGCGGCGACGCGGCGAAGCTCGCCGAGCTGGAGCAGCGGATCGCACGGCACCTGGGCTTCTCGCAGGCGTTCACCTCGGTCGGCCAGGTCTACCCGCGCTCGCTGGACTACGAGGTCGTCACCGCGCTGGTGCAGCTGGCGGCCGCGCCGTCCTCACTGGCCAGGACGATCCGGCTGATGGCCGGGCACGAGCTGGTGACCGAGGGCTTCAAGCCGGGCCAGGTGGGCTCCTCGGCGATGCCGCACAAGATGAACACCCGCTCCTGCGAGCGCGTCAACGGCCTCATGGTCGTCCTGCGCGGCTACGCCTCGATGACCGGCGAGCTGGCGGGCGACCAGTGGAACGAGGGCGACGTTTCCTGCTCGGTGGTGCGCCGGGTCGCGCTGCCGGACGCCTTCTTCGCCCTGGACGGCCTGCTGGAGACCTTCCTGACCGTCCTGGACGAGTTCGGTGCCTTCCCGGCGGTGGTCGCCCGCGAGCTGGACCGCTACCTGCCGTTCCTCGCGACCACCAAGGTGCTGATGGGCGCGGTGCGCGCCGGCGTCGGCCGGGAGGTCGCCCACGAGGCGATCAAGGAGAACGCCGTGGCGACCGCCCTCGCGATGCGCGAGCAGGGCGCCGAGCGCAACGACCTGCTCGACAAGCTCGCCGACGACGGACGCCTGCCGCTCGACCGCGAGCAGCTGCGGGCGCTGATGGCCGACAGGCTGTCCTTCACCGGTGCGGCCGCCGACCAGGTCGGCGTGGTCGTGGGCCGGATCGAGGAGGTCGTCAAGCAGCACCCGGCGGCCGCCGGCTACACCCCGGGAGCGATCCTCTGA